From the Syntrophorhabdaceae bacterium genome, one window contains:
- a CDS encoding LL-diaminopimelate aminotransferase produces MTRPASRVEKIPPYLFARIDKKKAEARSRGIDLIDFGIGDPDIPTPAHIIDRMKEAVEDPKNHQYPSYEGMPQFRKAVADWYLTRFGVTLNPETEVVTLIGSKEGIAHIPWAYIEKGDVALIPSPGYPVYKIQTLLAGGTPYIMPLKEENRYLPRFDLIPEDVLRKAKLLFINYPNNPTGACADDAFYEEALEVAKKYDILLCHDAAYSEIAYDGYNPRSALEFDMEKKHTVEFHSLSKTYCMTGWRIGFAVGSKEGIYNLGKLKTNIDSGVFQAIQYAGIEALTGDQSSVGEMKRIFQKRRDLVVEGLLSAGIKVEKPKATFYIWATVPQGYTSADFCEKLIEETGIVVTPGSGFGDEGEGYFRISLTINEERIGEAIKRLKEIKL; encoded by the coding sequence ATGACCAGACCCGCATCACGAGTGGAAAAAATTCCCCCTTACCTTTTTGCCCGGATAGACAAGAAGAAGGCGGAAGCACGGAGCAGGGGGATTGACCTCATAGATTTCGGTATCGGTGATCCGGACATCCCTACCCCCGCACATATCATCGACCGGATGAAAGAGGCGGTGGAAGACCCGAAGAACCACCAATACCCCAGCTACGAAGGGATGCCCCAATTCCGCAAAGCCGTTGCCGATTGGTATCTCACCCGCTTCGGGGTGACTCTCAATCCCGAGACGGAAGTGGTCACCCTTATAGGCTCAAAAGAAGGGATTGCCCACATACCCTGGGCTTATATTGAAAAGGGGGATGTAGCCCTCATTCCCTCTCCCGGCTATCCCGTCTATAAGATCCAGACCCTTCTTGCCGGCGGAACACCTTACATCATGCCTCTCAAGGAAGAGAACAGGTATCTTCCCAGGTTCGATCTCATCCCCGAGGACGTGCTCCGCAAGGCCAAGCTCCTTTTCATCAATTATCCGAATAATCCCACGGGCGCCTGCGCCGACGACGCCTTCTATGAAGAGGCCCTTGAGGTCGCGAAAAAATACGATATCCTCCTTTGCCATGACGCAGCCTACAGCGAGATCGCCTATGACGGGTACAATCCGAGGAGCGCGCTCGAATTCGATATGGAGAAGAAGCATACCGTGGAATTTCACTCCCTGTCGAAAACCTACTGCATGACCGGGTGGAGAATAGGATTCGCCGTGGGCAGCAAAGAAGGCATCTATAACCTTGGAAAACTGAAAACCAATATCGATTCCGGGGTATTTCAGGCGATCCAGTATGCAGGAATAGAGGCCCTCACAGGAGACCAGTCATCTGTCGGCGAGATGAAGCGCATATTCCAGAAGAGAAGGGACCTCGTGGTCGAAGGGCTTCTTTCCGCAGGCATCAAGGTCGAAAAGCCCAAAGCCACCTTCTACATCTGGGCAACGGTCCCGCAGGGTTACACATCGGCCGATTTTTGCGAGAAGCTCATCGAAGAGACGGGCATCGTCGTTACCCCGGGCAGCGGCTTCGGGGATGAGGGGGAAGGTTATTTCCGGATATCCCTGACCATCAATGAAGAGCGTATTGGAGAGGCGATAAAACGGCTTAAGGAAATAAAGCTGTAA
- the hemL gene encoding glutamate-1-semialdehyde 2,1-aminomutase, protein MKHDKSKAYYEKACRLMPGGVNSPVRAFFSVKESPFYVRNAKGPFLYDVDGNRYLDYVASWGAIILGHAHDGLIEEVRAALEEGTSFGACHPYEVEMAEILTNAFPGMEMVRLVSSGTEATMSAIRLARGYTGKSGIIKFRGCYHGHGDSLLVKAGSGLATLGVPDSAGVPMDLAGHTYVADFNHVESLVRIVEEKGDEIGGIIMEPIMGNMGVILPQRAFLDAIKNICAARGMLLICDEVITGFRVAYGGAQHLYGIDPDLTCLGKIIGGGFPIGAFGGKREIMERLAPLGDVYQAGTLSGNPIAVRAGIWVLNYLREHGPYDALRDKVLFLKERITEIARETGIDYTVNGITGMFTGFFSAREVHDYETAVSSDRVLYERFFKAMLGKGLFFAPSPFEASFVTLAHGEEELAMTVRAFQQVFRSLKR, encoded by the coding sequence ATGAAACACGATAAATCAAAAGCTTATTATGAAAAGGCATGCCGGCTTATGCCGGGCGGTGTGAACAGCCCGGTACGCGCCTTTTTTTCGGTGAAAGAGAGCCCCTTTTACGTCAGGAACGCAAAAGGCCCTTTTCTTTATGATGTGGACGGAAACAGATACCTCGACTACGTGGCATCGTGGGGTGCGATCATCCTCGGCCATGCCCATGATGGACTGATAGAGGAGGTAAGAGCCGCCCTCGAAGAGGGGACCAGCTTCGGGGCTTGCCATCCCTACGAAGTGGAGATGGCGGAGATTCTTACCAACGCCTTTCCCGGGATGGAAATGGTAAGGCTGGTAAGCTCCGGCACGGAAGCGACCATGAGTGCGATCCGTCTTGCACGAGGGTATACCGGTAAGAGTGGTATTATCAAGTTCAGGGGATGTTACCACGGCCACGGGGACAGCCTTCTGGTCAAGGCAGGCTCGGGCCTCGCTACTCTCGGGGTGCCGGATAGCGCGGGGGTCCCCATGGACCTTGCCGGGCATACTTATGTGGCCGATTTTAACCATGTCGAGTCGCTTGTTCGTATCGTGGAAGAAAAGGGCGACGAGATCGGCGGCATTATCATGGAGCCCATTATGGGCAATATGGGGGTCATCCTGCCGCAACGGGCTTTTTTGGATGCAATCAAAAATATATGCGCTGCCCGCGGCATGCTCCTCATCTGTGACGAAGTGATCACCGGTTTCAGGGTTGCCTACGGCGGGGCCCAGCACCTTTACGGGATTGATCCGGACCTTACGTGTCTCGGAAAGATTATAGGCGGAGGTTTCCCTATAGGCGCCTTTGGGGGTAAAAGGGAGATCATGGAGCGGTTGGCCCCCCTTGGGGATGTATATCAGGCAGGGACCCTTTCCGGAAACCCCATAGCCGTCCGGGCGGGCATCTGGGTGCTCAACTACCTGCGGGAGCATGGTCCGTATGATGCTTTACGCGACAAAGTCCTGTTTTTGAAAGAGCGGATCACGGAGATTGCGCGGGAGACAGGGATAGACTATACGGTGAATGGCATAACCGGCATGTTTACAGGATTTTTCTCCGCCCGGGAGGTACACGATTACGAGACGGCGGTTTCGTCGGATAGAGTGCTCTACGAGCGTTTTTTTAAGGCCATGCTCGGGAAAGGACTTTTTTTCGCGCCCAGCCCCTTTGAGGCCTCTTTTGTCACCCTCGCTCACGGTGAAGAGGAGCTGGCCATGACGGTGAGGGCCTTTCAACAAGTATTCAGGAGCTTAAAAAGATAA
- the alr gene encoding alanine racemase, with product MIRMPRAVVYVDMGALEENYRAVRDFLPSQVKVLGVVKADAYGHGAVETARRLEEKDIDYLGVATIDEGIELRESNIGLPILVMSGLFPWDDIGPVIRNRLTPVVHDFATLERISEESRRFEESLNIHLKVDTGMGRLGFSPDDCSFLAERVKETDGVVVEGFMSHFSSSETRDEIGMKQIDIFNRALDTLREGGVEPEIVHMANSGALTTYPEAYFSMVRVGINLYGSYSGKESTGKIPLRQVMKFASRIAFLRDFPEGVPLSYGGTYTTKKHTRIAYVPVGYADGYPRVLSNKGEVLIHDRRCAIVGRICMDWLLADVTYLEDVEMGDEVTILGHGETQVITADEIAGNAGTIPYEVLCNISKRVMRVYV from the coding sequence ATGATAAGAATGCCGAGAGCAGTAGTGTACGTGGATATGGGCGCCCTTGAGGAGAACTATCGCGCTGTCAGAGATTTCCTGCCTTCCCAGGTGAAGGTGCTTGGAGTCGTCAAGGCCGATGCGTACGGCCACGGGGCCGTCGAGACGGCACGGAGGCTCGAAGAGAAGGATATCGATTATCTCGGGGTAGCCACAATCGATGAGGGCATAGAACTGAGAGAGAGCAACATCGGGTTGCCCATACTGGTAATGAGCGGTCTTTTCCCCTGGGACGACATAGGGCCGGTGATCAGAAACCGGCTCACCCCCGTAGTCCATGACTTTGCCACTCTTGAACGGATCTCGGAGGAGTCGAGACGGTTCGAGGAGTCCCTGAACATTCACCTTAAGGTCGATACAGGCATGGGCCGCCTGGGTTTTTCCCCCGATGATTGCTCTTTTCTTGCCGAGCGGGTAAAAGAGACGGATGGGGTCGTCGTGGAGGGTTTCATGAGCCACTTCTCCTCCTCAGAGACCCGTGATGAGATCGGCATGAAACAGATCGACATCTTCAACCGGGCCCTCGACACCCTTCGGGAAGGCGGGGTGGAGCCTGAGATCGTTCACATGGCGAACAGCGGAGCCCTCACTACCTATCCCGAGGCATATTTCTCCATGGTGCGGGTGGGGATCAATCTTTACGGCTCCTATTCGGGAAAAGAATCGACCGGAAAGATCCCGTTGCGCCAGGTTATGAAATTCGCGTCGAGAATCGCCTTTCTCAGGGATTTTCCGGAGGGCGTCCCCTTGAGTTATGGAGGGACCTACACGACCAAAAAACATACCCGTATCGCTTACGTGCCCGTGGGATATGCAGACGGATACCCAAGAGTCCTGTCGAACAAGGGCGAGGTACTGATTCACGACAGGAGGTGCGCCATCGTGGGCAGGATTTGCATGGACTGGCTCCTTGCGGACGTGACATACCTCGAAGACGTGGAGATGGGGGACGAGGTGACGATCCTGGGTCACGGTGAAACCCAGGTGATTACCGCCGACGAGATTGCCGGGAATGCGGGCACTATACCGTATGAGGTACTCTGTAACATTTCAAAAAGGGTGATGAGAGTTTACGTCTGA
- a CDS encoding TVP38/TMEM64 family protein, producing the protein MAMTGAQKKIILLALLVAAAAAIKISGVSDYLTFENLRTHRDLILSYVQARPVAAPFAYILAYAVATALSIPGAVVLTLAGGFLFGVIPAAIYVNIGATVGAAAAFLVTKYILGDWLQKRYEKQLRKFNEEMTARGRNYLLTIRLIPVFPFFLINILAGLTRIPLSTFIWTTSVGILPGDFVYSYAGSRLALLNSARDVFSPQILSAFALLALLSILPVIISFFTRHRRRGKEGNGSPGSPQT; encoded by the coding sequence ATGGCTATGACCGGCGCTCAGAAAAAAATCATACTCCTCGCCCTCCTTGTAGCCGCGGCAGCGGCAATAAAGATCTCAGGGGTGAGCGATTACCTCACTTTCGAAAACCTGAGGACTCACCGCGATTTAATCCTTTCCTATGTACAGGCCCGCCCTGTTGCCGCCCCCTTTGCCTATATCCTTGCCTATGCGGTGGCGACCGCACTCTCCATCCCCGGGGCGGTGGTCCTGACCCTGGCAGGGGGATTCCTCTTCGGCGTCATTCCCGCGGCAATCTATGTTAATATAGGGGCAACTGTCGGCGCAGCCGCGGCCTTCCTCGTGACGAAATATATTCTCGGAGACTGGCTGCAGAAGAGATACGAAAAACAGCTCAGAAAATTCAATGAAGAGATGACTGCCCGGGGCAGGAATTACCTCCTCACGATCCGGTTGATTCCGGTCTTCCCCTTTTTCCTTATAAATATCCTGGCAGGGCTCACCCGGATTCCCCTCAGCACCTTTATATGGACCACCTCGGTGGGCATACTCCCGGGCGACTTCGTTTATTCCTATGCGGGCAGCAGGCTCGCGTTGCTCAATTCAGCCCGGGACGTCTTTTCCCCCCAGATCCTCAGCGCTTTCGCACTCCTCGCCCTTTTGAGCATACTTCCCGTGATCATAAGTTTCTTCACCAGACACCGAAGGCGAGGGAAAGAGGGCAACGGCAGTCCGGGATCCCCTCAGACGTAA
- a CDS encoding TIGR04282 family arsenosugar biosynthesis glycosyltransferase, translated as MNEVLYSNMKDEIIVIMVKDPRYGNVKSRLAEKLGKGLAETLYRCFVADILHALGSIAHPRVVAFTPSGSQESVEEWIGTGIPLMEQRGSDLGERMKNLFLDLFREGYSRVVLVGSDIPDLTADLVEEAFSVLKTCDGVIGPAMDGGYYLIGFTPEGFSPSAFQGIEWGTDQVYERTMRLFLEQGCRFRALPIRSDMDTVTDLRDLYERHGDGPSGCSRTIACIKKHAREVLA; from the coding sequence GTGAACGAGGTATTATATTCGAATATGAAGGATGAGATCATCGTCATCATGGTCAAAGACCCCCGGTACGGCAATGTAAAATCCCGCCTGGCCGAGAAGCTCGGGAAGGGGCTTGCCGAAACCCTTTACCGCTGCTTTGTCGCTGATATCCTTCACGCTTTGGGATCGATAGCCCATCCCCGGGTAGTCGCCTTCACCCCTTCGGGATCGCAAGAATCGGTGGAAGAGTGGATCGGCACGGGCATACCGCTCATGGAGCAGAGAGGGAGCGATCTCGGGGAGAGGATGAAGAACCTTTTCCTGGACCTCTTCCGGGAAGGCTATTCACGGGTTGTGCTTGTAGGAAGCGACATCCCCGATCTCACGGCCGATCTCGTAGAAGAAGCCTTCTCGGTTCTCAAAACCTGTGACGGCGTAATCGGCCCCGCCATGGACGGAGGGTACTACCTCATAGGCTTCACCCCGGAGGGGTTCTCTCCTTCCGCTTTTCAAGGGATCGAATGGGGAACGGATCAGGTATATGAAAGGACTATGCGCCTCTTTTTGGAACAGGGATGCAGGTTCCGCGCCCTCCCGATAAGGAGCGATATGGACACGGTGACAGATCTGCGGGACCTTTACGAGCGCCACGGAGATGGGCCGTCCGGCTGCTCCCGCACCATTGCCTGCATAAAGAAGCATGCCCGGGAGGTCCTGGCATAA
- a CDS encoding TIGR04283 family arsenosugar biosynthesis glycosyltransferase, with protein sequence MINHDPPAGPHVSVIIPVLREAHRINRVIAHVREIDRDNLCEIIIADGDPEGETLRSITDEKVTRVFSPRGRGPQMNSGAARARGDILLFLHADTYLPANAFSWVCKIMDNPGYKAGAFRLGIDSPRLSFRIIEWGAFVRCRVSRVPFGDQAIFMRKRYFDEIGGFRDIPIMEDVELMKRIRVRGDRIALLPSKVRTSARRWEEEGLMSCVIRNWILRASYILGAAPETLARFYRNGRKEERARRP encoded by the coding sequence ATGATAAACCATGACCCGCCTGCCGGACCGCACGTCTCAGTCATTATTCCCGTACTCCGTGAAGCCCACAGGATCAATCGCGTCATCGCCCATGTGCGCGAGATCGATCGCGATAACCTGTGTGAGATTATAATAGCCGACGGCGACCCCGAAGGGGAGACCCTTCGGTCGATCACCGACGAAAAGGTGACCCGGGTATTCTCTCCCCGCGGCAGGGGACCCCAGATGAATTCGGGCGCGGCGCGTGCAAGGGGGGATATTCTCCTCTTCCTCCACGCGGATACATACCTTCCTGCGAACGCATTTTCCTGGGTGTGCAAGATTATGGATAATCCGGGGTACAAAGCCGGGGCATTCCGGTTGGGCATAGATTCCCCCCGCCTCTCTTTTCGGATCATCGAGTGGGGGGCCTTTGTCCGTTGCCGCGTCTCAAGGGTGCCCTTCGGGGATCAGGCTATATTTATGAGGAAACGCTACTTTGATGAGATCGGCGGCTTCAGGGATATTCCGATCATGGAGGACGTGGAGCTGATGAAGAGGATACGGGTAAGGGGCGACCGGATTGCACTTCTGCCCTCAAAGGTGCGTACTTCGGCCAGGAGGTGGGAAGAGGAGGGCCTTATGAGCTGCGTGATCCGCAATTGGATCCTCCGGGCTTCCTACATCCTCGGCGCCGCTCCTGAGACACTGGCGCGATTCTATCGGAACGGCCGGAAGGAAGAAAGGGCGCGCCGCCCGTGA
- the pfp gene encoding diphosphate--fructose-6-phosphate 1-phosphotransferase, with translation MDKDMVGIVVGGGPAPGINGVISAATIEAINHGKKVVGIMGGFSGLFAGNRESIMPLTIDFVSRLHTTGGSILRTSRDAPEDAKKKFKTLMSTLKQIGIRNLITIGGEGTLFMANWIEREGRGSINVVHAPKTIDNDIPMPGGFSTFGFQTARHLGVKIVNNIMEDARTMGRWYFVTTMGRHTGHLALGMAKASGATMCLIPEEFSEDDVPLQKFVDILVGSIIKRLSMKKDHGVVVLAEGIAEKCRLDELSDLPDVERDKVGRVRLPELQIERILKRLVMNDLKEMGINVTVVEKNIGYELRAAPPIPFDIDYTRNLGYGAIRYLLRGGTAAMIVEYEGRIIPVPFVEMVDARGNIKVRKVDIDSETYEVARKYMIRLEKEDFEEPHLARLALTANMSPAAFKERFSYVTLRRRESR, from the coding sequence ATGGATAAAGACATGGTAGGCATTGTAGTGGGAGGCGGGCCGGCGCCCGGCATCAACGGAGTAATAAGCGCGGCTACAATCGAAGCGATCAATCACGGCAAGAAGGTAGTAGGGATCATGGGCGGTTTTTCGGGTCTTTTTGCAGGCAACCGGGAATCGATCATGCCCCTTACCATAGACTTCGTGTCGAGGCTGCACACGACGGGCGGGTCCATCCTCAGGACCTCGCGTGATGCGCCGGAGGACGCGAAGAAAAAATTTAAAACCCTCATGAGCACCCTCAAACAGATCGGCATAAGGAACCTCATCACCATTGGCGGTGAAGGCACCCTTTTTATGGCGAACTGGATCGAGAGGGAGGGTCGGGGCTCAATAAATGTAGTTCATGCCCCTAAAACCATTGACAACGACATTCCCATGCCCGGTGGTTTTTCCACTTTCGGGTTCCAGACTGCAAGGCACCTCGGGGTGAAGATAGTGAACAACATCATGGAAGATGCACGCACCATGGGGCGATGGTATTTCGTCACTACCATGGGCAGACACACGGGCCACCTCGCTCTCGGCATGGCGAAGGCTTCGGGCGCCACTATGTGCCTCATACCGGAAGAATTCTCCGAAGATGACGTCCCTCTCCAGAAGTTTGTGGACATTCTCGTGGGGTCTATCATAAAGCGGCTTTCAATGAAGAAAGACCATGGAGTGGTCGTGCTCGCCGAAGGCATTGCGGAGAAATGCAGGCTCGACGAGCTGAGCGACCTTCCCGACGTGGAGCGGGATAAAGTAGGGAGGGTGAGGCTTCCGGAACTCCAGATCGAGAGAATCCTGAAGCGGCTCGTCATGAACGACCTGAAAGAGATGGGCATCAACGTGACGGTGGTGGAAAAGAATATCGGATACGAGCTGAGAGCTGCCCCGCCCATACCATTCGATATAGATTATACCAGAAATCTGGGCTATGGAGCGATCCGATACCTCTTAAGAGGAGGCACCGCGGCGATGATCGTCGAATACGAGGGGCGCATCATACCCGTTCCGTTTGTGGAAATGGTCGATGCAAGGGGAAATATCAAGGTTCGGAAAGTCGATATCGATTCCGAAACCTATGAAGTTGCGCGAAAATATATGATCAGACTGGAAAAGGAAGATTTCGAAGAGCCCCACCTCGCGCGCCTCGCCCTGACGGCAAATATGAGCCCCGCTGCGTTCAAGGAGAGATTCTCCTACGTCACCCTTCGCAGAAGAGAATCAAGATAA
- a CDS encoding deoxyribonuclease IV encodes MMKIGFHVSVSKGFDSTLREAERLGCEAVQIFVKNPRSWAGKTLRDEEIEAFKRLSEKMPVFAHLSYLPNLAQTDAEARHMQGLLNELELCRRLGIGSMVVHCGSREDKKKGVEIVAETLNRALDKFDIQILLETAAGQGNAIGSRIPELAAIHDKVERKETVALCLDTSHMFESGYDLRSQKAWNDIIRSVGQYMGKEKIGLFHLNDSKTDLGSRVDRHWHIGEGKIGTRTFGFILKDKRFAGLCGVMETPKTGSMDEINMRTMKSLLSPLMSRSFA; translated from the coding sequence ATGATGAAAATAGGCTTTCACGTCTCGGTCTCCAAGGGGTTTGATTCGACTTTAAGAGAGGCCGAAAGGCTCGGGTGCGAGGCGGTCCAGATATTTGTGAAAAACCCCCGGTCCTGGGCGGGCAAAACGCTCAGGGATGAGGAGATAGAGGCTTTCAAGAGACTTTCAGAAAAGATGCCCGTTTTCGCGCACCTCTCTTATCTGCCGAACCTTGCTCAGACAGACGCAGAGGCCAGGCACATGCAAGGCCTCCTCAACGAGCTGGAGTTGTGCCGCAGGTTGGGCATCGGCTCAATGGTTGTCCACTGCGGCTCAAGGGAGGACAAGAAGAAGGGTGTGGAAATCGTCGCGGAGACCCTGAACCGGGCTTTGGATAAGTTCGACATTCAGATCCTGCTGGAGACGGCGGCGGGCCAGGGCAATGCCATCGGGTCGAGAATTCCCGAGCTGGCGGCCATACATGATAAAGTGGAAAGGAAAGAAACGGTCGCCCTCTGCCTCGATACGTCCCATATGTTCGAGTCCGGCTATGACTTGCGCTCCCAAAAGGCGTGGAACGACATCATCAGGTCCGTCGGGCAATACATGGGGAAAGAGAAGATCGGCCTCTTTCACCTTAACGACTCGAAGACGGACCTCGGGAGCCGGGTAGATCGCCACTGGCATATAGGAGAAGGCAAAATAGGAACCCGGACCTTCGGTTTTATTCTCAAGGACAAAAGATTTGCCGGTCTATGCGGGGTCATGGAGACCCCTAAGACCGGCTCTATGGACGAAATAAATATGAGGACTATGAAATCCTTACTTTCTCCGCTGATGTCTCGTTCGTTTGCGTAA
- a CDS encoding aurora kinase A-interacting protein, whose product MGSVLKWRKKKIRKHKYRKLRKRTRHQRRK is encoded by the coding sequence ATGGGAAGTGTTTTAAAATGGAGAAAAAAGAAGATCAGGAAACACAAATACAGGAAATTACGCAAACGAACGAGACATCAGCGGAGAAAGTAA